Proteins encoded in a region of the Streptomyces sp. NBC_00258 genome:
- a CDS encoding discoidin domain-containing protein, which yields MRRPHALLTRRRRTRCLLVALMLSVCSVVAGTPAHAAQTIGFPTFGGPAIPAAPVAYTPGDMMRSIYDAESSGTDFWMDRLLARSGNDPAGPWLMSRGRAVFMKTHDPAVLGFGGHVAYWESINDQNAYSVAISPGTFTEQVAQRRQVPSHWKSVHTSGSVTVDQTKFITDNNVAVTNLSIKNNGSSSTTLQLRATSPYATTGSGSELTGQVGAYNNLTTIRPRLTGDGFAVSGGGLNRSVTIAAGATVTTKVVMGFVTDEIPRSLTEYNAYAGYSNATAFATHVKAYNLWWAQNVPYIDVPEGAIKKNIYYRWWLMRFNSLDADIPGQTFQFPTSTEGVLGYNNAIALTQPMHIDDLKYLRNPAYAYGDWLSVGQTSKGARFLDNPGDPENWSNSYTQYIAEAAWKSYQIHGGQPGIAANLARYAEGDVKGQLAHYDHDNNKLIEYDWGALTGNDADAVSFHWKPGNMDRAESAYQYSGALAAAQAYEATGNTAKATEMRTLANQIKGAIVNVLWNPNRQLFEHRLKSTNEWVPWKEINNYYPFSVGAVPNTATYKQALRLYDDPAQYPIFPFYTANQVDKKAAADAGNPGSNNFSTINSTVQFRLYSSVLRNYSNSWMSATDYKKLLYWNTWAQYVGGNTQWPDANEFWADWNGSSINYRSWIHHNILGSSNWTVIEDVAGLRPRNDAKVELSPIDIGWSHFTVNNLRYRGADLSIVWDDPADGVVRYPGVPEGYSIYVNGSRAATVSSLVPFTWDPATGDVTTSGTVTHHTSVTGLKAPNQVVQDSPQMVDMLAKAGVDLTADLTNLASGATASASHTGSGSAASGAVDGYPTNEPFWGAGGSPNSQDWYELNLGTARTLNEVRLYFKDSRPASTTYRTPSAYTIQYYNGSSWVSAPGQAKSPPAPRANYNVVQFPAISAQRIRVLATNASGAKTGLTEVKVFNRGGVQPPANQAGSATASASHTSSWESVAAVNDGIDPPSSNDTVNPRWGTWPETGQQWAELTWPTARTLDKAEVYFFDDDQGIDMPASWKLQYWNGSAYVDVPGAGGYPLAKNQYNTITFTATSTTRLRVLLTGNGTRSVGLLEAKVYGPSATAKR from the coding sequence ATGAGAAGACCGCACGCCCTACTGACACGACGTCGGCGCACTAGATGCCTTCTCGTCGCGCTGATGCTCAGCGTCTGTTCCGTCGTCGCCGGGACCCCGGCCCACGCCGCGCAGACCATCGGCTTCCCCACCTTCGGCGGCCCCGCGATCCCGGCCGCGCCCGTCGCCTACACGCCGGGCGACATGATGCGCAGCATCTACGACGCGGAGAGCTCGGGGACCGACTTCTGGATGGACCGCCTCCTGGCCCGCTCGGGCAACGACCCGGCGGGCCCTTGGCTGATGAGCCGTGGGCGCGCGGTCTTCATGAAGACCCACGATCCCGCGGTGCTCGGCTTCGGCGGCCATGTCGCCTACTGGGAGAGCATCAACGACCAGAACGCCTACAGCGTCGCGATCAGTCCGGGCACCTTCACGGAGCAGGTCGCCCAGCGCCGGCAGGTGCCCAGCCACTGGAAGAGCGTGCACACCAGCGGTTCGGTCACGGTCGACCAGACCAAGTTCATCACCGACAACAACGTCGCCGTGACCAACCTGTCGATCAAGAACAACGGCAGCAGCTCCACCACACTGCAGTTGCGGGCCACTTCGCCGTACGCCACCACGGGCAGCGGCAGCGAGTTGACCGGACAGGTGGGCGCCTACAACAACCTGACCACCATCCGCCCGCGGCTCACCGGCGACGGTTTCGCCGTGTCCGGCGGCGGCCTCAACCGGTCCGTGACGATCGCGGCCGGAGCCACCGTCACCACCAAGGTGGTCATGGGCTTCGTCACCGACGAGATCCCCCGGTCGCTCACCGAGTACAACGCCTACGCCGGTTACTCCAACGCCACCGCGTTCGCCACCCACGTCAAGGCGTACAACCTGTGGTGGGCGCAGAACGTGCCCTACATCGACGTGCCCGAGGGCGCGATCAAGAAGAACATCTACTACCGCTGGTGGCTGATGCGCTTCAACAGCCTCGACGCCGACATCCCCGGGCAGACCTTCCAGTTCCCGACCTCGACCGAAGGCGTCCTCGGCTACAACAACGCGATCGCACTGACCCAGCCCATGCACATCGACGACCTGAAGTACCTGCGCAACCCGGCCTACGCGTACGGGGACTGGCTGAGCGTCGGCCAGACCTCCAAGGGGGCCCGCTTCCTCGACAACCCGGGCGACCCGGAGAACTGGTCCAACAGCTACACCCAGTACATCGCAGAGGCGGCCTGGAAGAGCTACCAGATCCACGGTGGCCAGCCGGGCATCGCCGCCAACCTGGCCCGCTACGCCGAAGGTGACGTCAAGGGACAGCTCGCGCACTACGACCACGACAACAACAAGCTCATCGAGTACGACTGGGGCGCCCTGACGGGCAACGACGCCGACGCGGTCTCCTTCCACTGGAAGCCCGGCAACATGGACCGCGCCGAGTCCGCCTACCAGTACAGCGGTGCGCTCGCCGCCGCGCAGGCCTACGAGGCGACCGGCAACACGGCCAAGGCCACCGAGATGCGCACGCTCGCCAACCAGATCAAAGGCGCCATCGTCAACGTGCTCTGGAACCCCAACCGGCAGCTGTTCGAGCACCGGTTGAAGTCGACCAACGAATGGGTGCCCTGGAAGGAGATCAACAACTACTACCCGTTCTCGGTCGGAGCGGTCCCCAACACGGCAACGTACAAGCAGGCGTTGCGCCTTTACGACGACCCGGCCCAGTATCCGATCTTCCCCTTCTACACGGCCAACCAGGTCGACAAGAAGGCCGCCGCCGACGCGGGCAACCCGGGCTCGAACAACTTCTCCACCATCAACTCGACCGTCCAGTTCCGGCTGTACTCCTCGGTGCTGCGCAACTACTCCAACTCATGGATGAGCGCGACCGACTACAAGAAGCTCCTCTACTGGAACACCTGGGCGCAGTACGTCGGCGGCAACACCCAGTGGCCGGACGCCAACGAGTTCTGGGCCGACTGGAACGGCAGCTCCATCAACTACCGCTCCTGGATCCACCACAACATCCTGGGCAGCAGCAACTGGACCGTGATCGAGGACGTCGCCGGTCTGCGGCCCCGCAACGACGCCAAGGTCGAGCTCTCCCCCATCGACATCGGCTGGAGCCACTTCACCGTCAACAACCTCCGCTACCGGGGCGCCGACCTGTCCATCGTCTGGGACGACCCTGCCGACGGCGTGGTGCGCTACCCCGGGGTCCCCGAGGGGTACTCGATCTACGTCAACGGCAGCCGGGCCGCCACCGTCAGCTCGCTCGTGCCCTTCACCTGGGACCCGGCCACCGGTGACGTCACCACGAGCGGCACGGTCACCCACCACACGTCCGTCACCGGGCTGAAGGCCCCGAACCAGGTCGTCCAGGACAGCCCCCAGATGGTCGACATGCTCGCCAAGGCCGGCGTCGACCTGACGGCCGACCTCACCAACCTCGCCTCCGGGGCGACCGCCTCCGCCTCCCACACCGGGTCCGGCAGTGCCGCCTCCGGAGCGGTCGACGGCTATCCCACCAACGAACCCTTCTGGGGCGCGGGCGGCTCCCCCAACAGCCAGGACTGGTACGAGCTGAACCTCGGCACCGCCCGCACGCTCAACGAGGTGCGCCTGTACTTCAAGGACAGCCGCCCGGCCAGTACCACCTACCGGACCCCGTCGGCGTACACCATCCAGTACTACAACGGCAGTTCATGGGTGAGCGCACCCGGGCAGGCCAAGAGCCCGCCCGCGCCGCGGGCCAACTACAACGTGGTGCAGTTCCCGGCGATCAGCGCCCAGCGCATACGGGTCCTGGCCACCAACGCGTCCGGGGCGAAGACGGGCCTCACCGAGGTCAAGGTGTTCAACAGGGGCGGCGTGCAACCACCGGCCAACCAGGCAGGATCCGCGACGGCGTCCGCGTCACACACCTCTTCCTGGGAGAGCGTCGCCGCGGTCAACGACGGGATCGATCCGCCGTCGTCCAACGACACCGTGAATCCGCGCTGGGGGACCTGGCCGGAGACCGGCCAGCAGTGGGCGGAGCTGACCTGGCCGACCGCGAGGACCCTCGACAAGGCCGAGGTGTACTTCTTCGACGACGACCAGGGCATCGACATGCCCGCCTCATGGAAGCTGCAGTACTGGAACGGCAGCGCCTATGTCGACGTGCCCGGTGCGGGCGGCTATCCGCTGGCCAAGAACCAGTACAACACCATCACCTTCACCGCCACGAGCACTACGCGGCTACGGGTGCTGCTCACCGGGAACGGCACCAGATCCGTCGGTCTTCTGGAGGCGAAGGTGTACGGCCCCAGCGCGACCGCCAAGCGATGA
- a CDS encoding LacI family DNA-binding transcriptional regulator translates to MDSTRRRATTITDVATRAGVSIATASKALNGRSQVRAETLQRVLRAAEELGYQPNALAQSLISGQTRTVGLLTSDSVGRFGIPVLLGAEDAFGTGEMAVLLCDARGDAIRERHYLRTLLARRVDGIIVVGESTDPRPSINLDLPVPVVYAYAPSDDPKDVSFVPDDRGGARIAVQHLLTVGRRRVAHITGPTHYQAAQDRSAGTIETLEEAGLALSGGQVLFGAWSRRWGRQAAEIVLTADPEIDAVFCGSDQIAAGFVEAVRERGRRVPDDIAVVGYDNWEVLSAETRPPLTTIDMNLEVLGRTAAQHLFAAIGGRAASGVHRMPCSLTIRESTVAQ, encoded by the coding sequence ATGGATTCTACGCGGCGGCGCGCGACCACGATCACCGATGTGGCCACACGCGCGGGGGTGTCGATCGCGACCGCGTCCAAGGCTCTCAACGGCCGGAGCCAAGTCCGCGCCGAGACCCTCCAGCGTGTCCTCCGGGCGGCGGAGGAACTGGGATACCAGCCGAACGCGCTCGCCCAGAGCCTGATCTCCGGCCAGACCCGCACCGTCGGGCTGCTCACCAGCGACAGCGTCGGCCGTTTCGGTATCCCCGTGCTGCTCGGCGCGGAGGACGCCTTCGGCACGGGGGAGATGGCCGTCCTGCTCTGCGACGCCCGCGGAGACGCCATCCGCGAGCGGCACTACCTTCGCACCCTGCTGGCCCGTCGCGTCGACGGGATCATCGTGGTCGGTGAGAGCACGGATCCACGACCGTCGATCAACCTCGATCTGCCCGTGCCGGTCGTCTACGCCTACGCGCCCTCCGACGACCCGAAAGACGTCTCGTTCGTGCCCGACGACAGGGGAGGGGCGCGCATCGCCGTCCAGCACCTGCTGACCGTCGGCAGGCGGCGCGTCGCCCACATCACCGGGCCCACCCACTACCAGGCCGCCCAGGACAGGTCGGCCGGCACCATCGAGACCCTGGAGGAGGCGGGACTCGCCCTCTCCGGCGGCCAGGTGCTCTTCGGCGCGTGGTCGCGGAGGTGGGGGCGGCAGGCCGCCGAGATCGTGCTCACCGCCGACCCGGAGATCGACGCCGTGTTCTGCGGGAGCGATCAGATCGCGGCGGGGTTCGTCGAGGCGGTCCGCGAACGGGGCCGCCGCGTTCCCGACGACATCGCGGTCGTCGGATACGACAACTGGGAGGTCCTGTCCGCCGAGACCAGGCCACCTCTGACGACCATCGACATGAACCTGGAGGTGCTGGGCCGCACGGCGGCCCAGCACCTGTTCGCCGCCATCGGCGGCCGGGCCGCCTCGGGGGTGCACCGCATGCCCTGCAGCCTGACGATCCGGGAGTCGACCGTGGCGCAGTAG
- a CDS encoding RICIN domain-containing protein, whose protein sequence is MLAIPMGTAQAYNPTGGILYQLGNEPCLKGRGNCAVYPKSAQLPSGRLVASFEKSTVVPETGSASKQTLPVYKSDDHGTSWQPLSQVKAPAYLSNDPKYAKYTSNWTNPYLYTLPQDVGNLKQGTLLLASVVSGDDYYYKEHKAADPNWTPSNDGDRKNLAIALYSSTNDGKTWKVLNVIATGGWQGGSAGATGQNIADANTKKQVDPLWEPYLMVYKGKLVCYYSDENDYIGFDPATGVPTLDPANDTAPDSHGQILVHKTWDGRSTQWSAPVVDLAGLTQDMGGGKTEIGGGRPGMTNVVRTTDGKWMLPFEYWAGGANTRYVIADSPLEFYRGSATGTDVASLPVAAGSRPLARGGSPVVVRLPGGRLVYNAAGSGNVWVNESGRSDGTWKEYQTTSPAGYSRNLQYVEGTGRIAILNNQGASTIAFAEVDLGQSDGAYYQLVNRRTNQVIGTGNKTNDANIGNGDVPDVVLEEPGAAANPDTQYWHVVTEPQGGVTLLNKSGGRAAAIWTGNATVGQRIGQWVDNSPTGSWNLIKTSDGFYRLQSVKNQDLYLTGASDGAALTLQNTVADGSQEWELVQ, encoded by the coding sequence ATGCTGGCGATCCCGATGGGCACCGCACAGGCGTACAACCCGACCGGTGGAATCCTCTACCAGCTCGGAAACGAACCGTGCCTCAAGGGGCGGGGCAACTGCGCGGTCTACCCGAAGTCGGCGCAGTTGCCGAGCGGACGCCTGGTCGCGTCGTTCGAGAAGTCCACGGTGGTGCCGGAGACGGGCAGCGCCTCCAAGCAGACCCTCCCCGTGTACAAGAGCGACGACCACGGAACGAGCTGGCAGCCACTGTCGCAGGTCAAGGCGCCCGCGTACCTCTCCAACGATCCCAAGTACGCGAAGTACACGAGCAACTGGACGAACCCGTACCTCTACACGCTTCCCCAGGATGTCGGGAACCTGAAGCAGGGCACGCTGCTCCTGGCGAGTGTCGTGTCGGGCGACGACTACTACTACAAGGAGCACAAGGCGGCGGATCCGAACTGGACGCCGTCGAACGACGGAGACCGCAAAAACCTGGCGATCGCCCTGTACTCCAGCACCAACGACGGCAAGACGTGGAAGGTCCTCAACGTCATCGCGACCGGCGGCTGGCAGGGCGGCAGCGCGGGCGCAACCGGCCAGAACATCGCGGACGCGAACACGAAGAAGCAGGTGGATCCCCTCTGGGAGCCGTACCTGATGGTCTACAAGGGCAAGCTCGTCTGCTACTACTCCGACGAGAACGACTACATCGGCTTCGACCCGGCCACCGGCGTCCCGACGCTGGACCCCGCGAACGACACCGCCCCGGATTCGCACGGCCAGATCCTCGTGCACAAGACCTGGGACGGCCGCAGTACGCAGTGGAGCGCACCCGTCGTCGACCTCGCGGGACTGACCCAGGACATGGGCGGCGGCAAGACGGAGATCGGAGGCGGACGGCCGGGCATGACGAACGTCGTCCGGACGACGGACGGCAAGTGGATGCTCCCGTTCGAGTACTGGGCCGGCGGAGCCAACACCCGGTACGTGATCGCCGACAGCCCGCTGGAGTTCTACCGCGGCTCCGCCACCGGCACGGACGTCGCCTCTCTGCCGGTCGCCGCCGGCTCCCGTCCTCTCGCGAGAGGCGGCAGTCCGGTCGTCGTCAGGCTTCCCGGTGGGCGCCTGGTCTACAACGCCGCAGGCAGTGGCAACGTCTGGGTCAACGAGAGCGGACGCAGCGACGGCACGTGGAAGGAGTACCAGACGACCTCGCCTGCCGGTTACAGCCGCAACCTGCAGTACGTCGAGGGCACCGGGCGCATCGCGATCCTCAACAACCAGGGCGCCTCGACGATCGCCTTCGCCGAGGTCGACCTCGGCCAATCGGACGGCGCCTACTACCAGTTGGTCAACCGCAGGACCAACCAGGTGATCGGCACCGGCAACAAGACCAACGACGCGAACATCGGCAACGGGGACGTTCCTGACGTCGTGTTGGAGGAGCCCGGAGCGGCGGCGAACCCTGACACCCAGTACTGGCACGTGGTGACCGAGCCCCAGGGCGGCGTCACGCTGCTCAACAAGTCGGGCGGTCGCGCGGCGGCGATCTGGACCGGGAACGCGACGGTCGGGCAGCGGATCGGCCAGTGGGTCGACAACAGCCCCACCGGCAGTTGGAACCTCATCAAGACCAGCGATGGCTTCTACAGACTGCAGTCGGTGAAGAACCAGGACCTGTACCTGACCGGCGCGTCGGACGGAGCGGCGCTCACTTTGCAGAACACGGTCGCGGACGGCTCGCAGGAGTGGGAACTCGTGCAGTAG
- a CDS encoding beta-galactosidase, with amino-acid sequence MADLPARVLFGAAYYHEYRPAYHAESTPEEQLKTDLDLMAAAHFTVIRVGESVWSTWEPANGRFDLDWLQPVLDGAHERGISVVLGTPTYAVPPWLARQYPEIAGERPTGQRIGWGARQEADFTHPAFRFHAERVIRKVVARYAGHPAVIGFQVDNEPGLHLLHNHGVFQRFVDHLRAKYGDVETLNREWGLVYWSHRLSTWADLWTPDGNAQPQYDVAWREFQARQVTEFIGWQADIVREYARPEQFVTTCISYTRDAVADDELTDRLDIASGNPYYDMQDGLLLPDPTPEDHEQKWKTTGVWSMYQTADWMYSSRQEPFLVTETNANSIGMAWDNRPGYDGQWRQAAWAQVARGARMIEYWQWQTLRFGAETYWGGVLPHTGRPGRTYAEIARLGGEFEAAGPLVAGIEPDADITMVHSTPSKWLMQKHPPLATADGGPDPAAYHRIFDPFYRGAFDTGRQVRIVHARQLHDPRGEREGLTAEEGVRRHPVLVVPALYVVDDTTLDWLAAYAHAGGHLVLGPRTAYADHEARARQEAAPGRLADAAGVTYDEFSNLAREVPVRSASGGPLDLPEGATATRWADGLTVTDADADADADVIVTYDHPHFGRWPAVTTRRHGEGRVTCVGTVPGRDLARALAVWTAPAPRSAWRDLPASVTATTGTSPDGRRVHIVHNWAWEPTGVAAPMDLSDALDGTSVPAGTELHLGAWDVRVFVS; translated from the coding sequence ATGGCGGATCTGCCCGCCCGTGTCCTGTTCGGCGCCGCGTACTACCACGAGTACCGACCCGCCTACCACGCCGAGTCGACGCCCGAAGAGCAGCTCAAGACCGACCTCGACCTGATGGCCGCCGCGCACTTCACCGTCATCCGGGTCGGCGAGTCGGTCTGGTCGACGTGGGAGCCCGCGAACGGCCGGTTCGACCTCGACTGGCTCCAGCCGGTGCTGGACGGCGCCCACGAGCGCGGTATCTCCGTCGTCCTCGGAACGCCGACGTACGCCGTACCGCCGTGGCTTGCCCGCCAGTACCCGGAGATCGCCGGGGAGCGGCCCACCGGGCAGCGCATCGGCTGGGGTGCCCGTCAGGAGGCGGACTTCACCCACCCGGCGTTCCGCTTCCACGCCGAGCGGGTGATCCGGAAGGTTGTCGCCCGGTACGCCGGCCACCCCGCGGTCATCGGCTTCCAGGTGGACAACGAACCGGGCCTGCACCTCCTGCACAACCACGGTGTGTTCCAGCGTTTCGTGGACCACCTGCGCGCGAAGTACGGCGACGTCGAGACCCTCAACCGCGAGTGGGGGCTGGTCTACTGGTCGCATCGGCTGTCGACCTGGGCCGACCTGTGGACGCCGGACGGCAACGCCCAGCCGCAGTACGACGTCGCATGGCGGGAGTTCCAGGCCCGCCAGGTCACGGAGTTCATCGGCTGGCAGGCCGACATCGTCCGCGAGTACGCCAGGCCCGAGCAGTTCGTCACCACGTGCATCTCCTACACACGCGACGCCGTGGCGGACGACGAGCTGACCGACCGCCTCGACATCGCCTCGGGCAACCCGTACTACGACATGCAGGACGGCCTGCTGCTCCCCGACCCCACGCCCGAGGACCACGAGCAGAAGTGGAAGACCACCGGCGTGTGGTCGATGTACCAGACCGCGGACTGGATGTACTCCTCCCGTCAGGAGCCGTTCCTGGTCACCGAGACCAACGCGAACTCGATCGGCATGGCATGGGACAACCGGCCCGGCTACGACGGACAGTGGCGCCAGGCCGCCTGGGCACAGGTCGCGCGCGGCGCACGGATGATCGAGTACTGGCAGTGGCAGACCCTGCGCTTCGGCGCGGAGACCTACTGGGGCGGTGTCCTTCCGCACACCGGCCGACCGGGCCGTACGTACGCCGAAATCGCCAGACTGGGCGGGGAGTTCGAGGCAGCGGGTCCGCTGGTCGCCGGGATCGAGCCGGACGCCGACATCACGATGGTCCACTCGACGCCCAGCAAGTGGCTCATGCAGAAGCACCCGCCGCTCGCGACCGCCGACGGCGGACCGGACCCCGCGGCGTACCACCGGATCTTCGACCCCTTCTACCGCGGCGCCTTCGACACCGGACGCCAGGTGCGGATCGTGCACGCCCGCCAACTGCACGATCCGCGCGGCGAGCGGGAGGGCCTGACGGCCGAAGAAGGTGTCCGGCGTCATCCGGTCCTGGTCGTCCCCGCGCTGTACGTCGTCGACGACACGACGCTCGACTGGCTCGCCGCATACGCACACGCCGGCGGCCATCTGGTCCTCGGCCCGCGCACCGCCTACGCCGACCACGAGGCACGGGCCCGGCAGGAGGCGGCACCGGGGCGACTTGCCGACGCCGCGGGTGTCACCTACGACGAGTTCAGCAACCTCGCCCGGGAGGTCCCCGTTCGGTCGGCGTCCGGCGGTCCCCTCGACCTGCCCGAGGGGGCAACTGCGACCCGCTGGGCGGACGGCCTGACCGTCACCGACGCCGACGCCGACGCCGACGCCGACGTGATCGTCACGTACGACCATCCGCACTTCGGCCGATGGCCCGCAGTCACGACCCGCCGCCACGGGGAGGGCCGCGTCACCTGCGTCGGCACCGTCCCCGGACGCGACCTCGCCCGGGCCCTGGCCGTCTGGACGGCACCGGCCCCCCGCAGCGCATGGCGGGACCTGCCCGCGTCCGTCACCGCGACGACCGGCACGTCCCCCGACGGCCGTCGCGTCCACATCGTGCACAACTGGGCCTGGGAGCCCACCGGCGTCGCCGCCCCCATGGACCTCTCCGACGCCCTCGACGGCACGTCCGTCCCCGCGGGCACTGAGCTGCACCTCGGCGCCTGGGACGTCCGCGTGTTCGTCTCCTGA
- a CDS encoding carbohydrate ABC transporter permease: MSTTAPATTTAATVTAAAKGRPPAGRGPRRSAASRRRSTPLTIAMLAALAYFLLPLFWLVVASTKSTQDLFNSFGLWFSHAPQLSANIKETLTQDDGVFLHWLLNTVMYAGVSAFGAALLAAAAGYGFAKFRFRGDRAAFNLVLGAVMVPATALAIPTYLLFAKAELVNTPWAVILPSLVNPFGLYLMRVYAQDAIPDSILEAARIDGAGEARIFFTIALRLLAPGLVTVLLFTLVATWNNYFLPLIMLNDPSLYPITVGLSSWAAQAQNGGAGASSDMLALVVTGSLISILPLVIAFLLLQRYWQSGLAAGGVKQ, encoded by the coding sequence GTGAGTACCACCGCTCCCGCGACCACGACCGCGGCGACCGTGACCGCGGCGGCGAAGGGTCGGCCGCCCGCGGGGCGCGGCCCACGCCGTTCCGCGGCGTCCCGGCGCCGCAGCACCCCGCTGACCATCGCCATGCTGGCCGCTCTCGCCTACTTCCTGCTGCCACTGTTCTGGCTGGTCGTGGCCTCGACCAAGAGCACGCAGGACCTGTTCAACAGCTTCGGCCTGTGGTTCTCACACGCCCCGCAACTGTCGGCGAACATCAAGGAAACCCTCACGCAGGACGACGGAGTCTTCCTGCACTGGCTGCTCAACACGGTGATGTACGCGGGCGTCAGCGCTTTCGGGGCCGCCCTGCTGGCGGCCGCCGCCGGGTACGGGTTCGCCAAGTTCCGTTTCCGCGGCGACCGTGCGGCCTTCAACCTCGTCCTCGGCGCCGTGATGGTCCCGGCCACCGCCCTCGCGATCCCGACCTATCTGCTGTTCGCGAAGGCCGAGTTGGTCAACACGCCCTGGGCGGTCATCCTGCCCTCCCTCGTCAACCCCTTCGGCCTCTACCTCATGCGCGTCTACGCGCAGGACGCCATTCCCGACAGCATCCTGGAGGCCGCCCGCATCGACGGCGCCGGGGAAGCACGGATCTTCTTCACCATCGCTCTGCGGCTTCTCGCGCCCGGCCTGGTGACCGTCCTGCTGTTCACGCTCGTGGCGACCTGGAACAACTACTTCCTCCCGCTGATCATGCTCAACGACCCGAGCCTGTACCCCATCACGGTCGGTCTCTCCTCCTGGGCCGCCCAGGCGCAGAACGGCGGGGCCGGCGCCAGCAGCGACATGCTCGCGCTCGTCGTCACCGGCTCCCTCATCTCGATCCTCCCGCTCGTCATCGCCTTCCTCCTGCTCCAGCGGTACTGGCAGAGCGGCCTGGCCGCCGGCGGCGTCAAGCAGTAA